One Periophthalmus magnuspinnatus isolate fPerMag1 chromosome 15, fPerMag1.2.pri, whole genome shotgun sequence genomic window carries:
- the LOC117382955 gene encoding transmembrane protein 229B-like encodes MELRGRKIQRGKQKPVTSIESPAQLEFNGQSSSPPPASPSSPPPSLCLSPLSRLYLYSLHGLLCELLFTSVWDFFSNRDIRLQGHSSLWALLMYSTALYAIETLQRQLLNRNLPLPLRLAVYTLLIYMWEFVWGAGLSLLGACPWDYSDFKYNFKGLITLEYAPFWAIGAFIAEKFVIKNTLRIQLQ; translated from the exons atggAGCTGAGAGGGAGGAAGATCCAGAGAGGGAAACAGAAACCAG TGACCTCCATTGAGAGTCCAGCTCAACTCGAGTTCAATGGCCaatcttcttctcctcctcccgcttctccctcctctccacctccttctctctgtctctcccccctctctcgtCTCTACCTCTACTCCCTCCACGGCCTCCTGTGTGAgctcctcttcacctccgtCTGGGACTTTTTCTCCAATCGAGACATTCGTCTTCAGGGACACAGCAGTCTCTGGGCCCTCCTTATGTACTCCACCGCTCTGTACGCCATAGAGACACTGCAACGTCAGCTTTTAAACAGAAATCTACCCCTCCCATTGAGACTGGCTGTGTACACTTTGCTCATTTACATGTGGGAGTTTGTCTGGGGGGCGGGGCTGTCACTTTTGGGGGCGTGTCCATGGGATTATTCAGATTTTAAGTATAATTTTAAAGGACTGATCACATTGGAGTATGCACCGTTTTGGGCAATAGGGGCTTTTATAGCAGAGAAATTTGTTATCAAGAATACGTTAAGAATTCAGTTGCAATGA
- the hcar1-3 gene encoding hydroxycarboxylic acid receptor 3, whose translation MSNFSTNAGPILHCSYTPETRTSFLFVVMIVEVVVGLPGNILALWIFCCRMKFWKPHTIFLFNLMLADFCLLACVPFRIDTHVRGNHWIYGEIFCRINLFMLAVNRSASIAFMTVVAINRYFKVLHPLNCISLMSSCYAIWLSILIWVVVIIFRVPLLTTNLLYLKDNQSICQSFSSLKNPPLAITVHYIAYITEFIIPWFLLIFCSTRIIWYLKRHELIIQQKKFKKAIRSIVVINLVFTFCFLLTIVTGLGSLALKRFRPRDCEGFRKMTLAFKVSVGLTYLNSALDPVIYTFSSSMFRKALKNVFKN comes from the coding sequence ATGTCCAACTTCTCCACCAACGCTGGCCCAATCCTGCACTGCTCCTACACCCCAGAGACCCGGACCTCCTTCCTCTTTGTGGTCATGATCGTGGAAGTTGTGGTTGGCCTTCCCGGGAACATTTTGGCCTTGTGGATCTTTTGTTGCCGCATGAAATTCTGGAAACCTCACACGATTTTTCTGTTCAACTTAATGCTTGCAGATTTTTGTCTTTTGGCTTGCGTCCCTTTTCGCATCGACACACATGTGCGAGGCAATCACTGGATTTACGGAGAGATATTTTGCAGGATCAACCTCTTCATGCTAGCTGTGAATCGCTCAGCTAGCATAGCGTTCATGACTGTTGTAGCTATAAATCGCTATTTCAAAGTCCTCCACCCTTTGAATTGCATTAGTTTGATGTCTTCATGCTATGCTATCTGGTTATCCATCTTGATATGGGTTGTTGTTATAATCTTCCGAGTTCCGTTGCTAACTACCAATCTCTTGTATCTTAAGGACAATCAATCAATCTGTCAAAGTTTTAGCTCCCTCAAGAATCCACCCTTGGCGATAACTGTGCACTACATTGCGTACATCACCGAATTCATCATTCCATGGTTTCTgttaatattttgttcaacaagaATCATTTGGTATTTAAAAAGACATGAACTAATTATTCAACAAAAGAAGTTTAAGAAAGCCATACGATCGATTGTAGTGATAAATCTGGTGTtcacgttttgttttttgctcacAATTGTCACTGGGTTGGGCAGTTTGGCTTTGAAGAGGTTCAGACCGCGAGATTGTGAAGGCTTCCGAAAAATGACACTGGCTTTTAAGGTCAGTGTTGGACTCACGTATTTGAACAGTGCTCTGGACCCCGTTATCTACACCTTCTCCAGCTCAATGTTCCGGAAAGCGCTGAAAAACGTCTTTAAAAattaa
- the pcgf6 gene encoding polycomb group RING finger protein 6 yields MEVTLVPFGSRSANVSMEKSDEDSDEETLPLNQFYPYIRCGLCCGFLIDATTITECLHTFCKSCIVKHFFYSNRCPTCTVVVHQTQPHYNIRPDRQLQDIVYKMVPFLEELERNQMCQFYKERGLEVPKQVTAFSSPPGHVVVKKKKDAPPQAVFTMPPELDVSLMLEFVGAEEGVQHYKPLERRFVRVSGEATIRHVELFIRKKMELSPSCQVDVVCGDHLLDHFQSLKEIQNSVGEDALQDGLLVLHFGLVLPSPQ; encoded by the exons ATGGAGGTGACTTTGGTGCCGTTTGGAAGCAGGAGCGCAAATGTGTCAATGGAGAAGTCCGACGAAGACTCCGATGAAGAG acgTTGCCTCTAAACCAGTTCTACCCTTACATTCGCTGCGGCCTCTGCTGCGGTTTTCTCATCGATGCCACCACCATCACAGAATGTCTACACACCT TTTGCAAAAGTTGCATTGTGAAGCACTTTTTCTACAGTAACAGATGTCCCACCTGCACCGTCGTCGTTCATCAAACTCAACCTCACTATAACATCAG GCCTGACAGACAGCTGCAGGATATTGTTTACAAAATGGTCCCTTTTCTGGAAGAGT TGGAGAGAAACCAAATGTGTCAGTTTTACAAAGAAAGAGGTCTGGAGGTGCCAAAGCAAG TCACAGCATTCTCATCTCCTCCGGGTcatgttgtggtgaagaagaaaaaagacgCTCCTCCTCAGGCAGTTTTCACAATGCCTCCAGAGCTTGATGTGTCGCTCATGCTCGAGTTTGTTGG AGCTGAGGAGGGAGTGCAGCACTATAAG CCATTGGAGCGTCGTTTTGTGCGAGTTTCCGGAGAGGCCACAATCCGCCATGTTGAACTGTTTATCAGGAAGAAGATGGAGCTGAGCCCGAGCTGCCAG GTGGATGTAGTTTGTGGAGATCATCTTTTGGACCATTTCCAGTCACTCAAAGAAATTCAGAACTCAGTGGGAGAAGATGCTCTGCAG GATGGAC